A region of uncultured Carboxylicivirga sp. DNA encodes the following proteins:
- a CDS encoding DUF4374 domain-containing protein — translation MKVKNQLLGLILFAVLGMVSFTSCEKEDGDGQGEDNSTSKYLVIASSGENDYLVTGDAISTDYTFDATSASALQSVGNSFWTFIDDKVAYGFLYNQTAAGTTGSYVLNENGEVEQRNEIGLEVSIHTKGVVNGKLVVAYSDRLRDVTVANKAYFYEIDPETDISEAYTVVTNDLLEVGEAGYLTDIAQYEGYMIAGARSISSSNFSSDYFNNTYVVVFNSDYTVKQVIKDEGRTGFVAGQKYSQGLTGLEVAESGDLYVFSSGQTNYVVADETIIPSGILKINAGEFEFDKDYFFNITEASGGYNLFRSYYMGGSTFILSMYPGIGSNATFGVNADRFAVVDVAAKTFNWVSGFAVASGIEDDPFLVGEPFVDSSKNQLIVPVVTSDNDNYLYTINPINGSASKQSEVIAEGVSALGILTYQE, via the coding sequence ATGAAAGTAAAAAATCAACTTTTAGGTTTGATACTATTTGCTGTTTTAGGCATGGTATCATTTACCTCATGTGAAAAAGAAGATGGTGATGGTCAAGGGGAAGATAATTCAACCTCTAAATATTTGGTAATCGCTTCTTCTGGTGAAAATGATTACCTGGTAACAGGCGATGCTATAAGTACTGACTATACCTTTGATGCCACTTCAGCGAGTGCCCTTCAATCTGTTGGAAATAGTTTTTGGACATTTATTGATGATAAAGTTGCCTATGGTTTTTTATACAATCAAACCGCTGCCGGGACAACAGGTTCCTATGTATTGAATGAAAATGGTGAAGTAGAGCAACGTAATGAGATTGGTCTTGAAGTTTCAATTCATACCAAAGGTGTGGTAAATGGTAAACTAGTTGTTGCCTATTCCGACAGATTAAGAGATGTAACAGTAGCCAATAAGGCTTATTTTTATGAAATCGATCCAGAAACAGATATATCTGAAGCTTATACTGTTGTGACCAACGATCTACTGGAAGTAGGTGAAGCTGGATATTTAACAGATATTGCACAATATGAGGGATATATGATTGCTGGAGCTCGTAGTATAAGTTCTTCAAATTTCTCTTCAGATTATTTTAACAACACATATGTAGTAGTTTTTAATTCTGATTACACTGTTAAACAAGTAATAAAAGATGAGGGTAGAACGGGTTTTGTGGCAGGTCAAAAATATTCGCAAGGTCTAACAGGGTTAGAAGTTGCGGAAAGTGGTGATTTATATGTGTTTTCATCCGGACAAACAAATTATGTTGTGGCTGATGAAACAATTATTCCATCGGGAATACTAAAAATTAATGCTGGTGAATTTGAATTTGATAAGGATTACTTTTTCAATATAACAGAAGCATCCGGAGGCTATAATCTCTTCAGAAGTTATTACATGGGAGGTTCAACTTTTATTTTATCTATGTATCCTGGCATTGGGAGTAATGCAACATTTGGTGTGAATGCTGATCGTTTTGCAGTAGTCGATGTTGCTGCAAAAACATTTAATTGGGTGAGTGGATTTGCAGTTGCATCAGGTATAGAAGATGATCCATTTTTGGTAGGCGAACCATTTGTTGATTCATCTAAAAATCAGTTGATTGTTCCGGTTGTTACATCAGACAATGATAATTATTTGTATACAATTAACCCTATAAATGGCAGTGCATCAAAGCAATCTGAAGTAATTGCTGAGGGTGTAAGTGCATTAGGTATTCTTACATATCAAGAATAA
- the yedF gene encoding sulfurtransferase-like selenium metabolism protein YedF: MKPLCELLQITRYGMGEGDEELGLKLIGNYLRILDEDSRLPSFIALYNSGVKLIMKDSPVIEQMKKLEERGVKIIACGTCLNFYGISDDIQAGIKGTMMDIITLQTNADKVINL; encoded by the coding sequence ATGAAACCACTTTGCGAATTACTTCAAATTACCCGCTACGGAATGGGCGAAGGAGATGAAGAATTAGGTTTAAAATTAATCGGTAATTATTTGCGAATTCTGGATGAAGACAGTCGTTTACCTTCGTTTATTGCATTATACAATAGCGGTGTTAAGTTGATCATGAAAGACAGTCCTGTGATAGAACAAATGAAGAAACTGGAGGAACGAGGCGTTAAAATCATCGCTTGTGGAACCTGTCTTAATTTCTATGGTATTAGTGATGATATACAGGCAGGAATCAAAGGAACTATGATGGATATTATCACTTTGCAAACTAACGCAGACAAAGTAATCAATCTGTAA
- a CDS encoding DUF4197 domain-containing protein gives MKKIYILLLSIAFTACAELTQIVQNLPLDIPLTEEEVANGLKEALRVGTDSASARLGVTNGYYGDELVKIMLPEEADIIVKNISKIPGGDKMIEDVIKSINRSAEDAAKEAGTVFWGAVKKMTIQDAFTILKGDTDAATQYLKANTYQELFKLYNPKIQSSLDKEIAAGISTNESWETLTSKWNKIADNPLGQMAGLKAVNVDLDHYLTEKALNGLFIKIAEEEKNIRQDPAARVNDILKRVFK, from the coding sequence ATGAAAAAAATTTATATTCTTCTCCTTAGTATCGCATTCACAGCATGTGCAGAGCTTACTCAGATTGTACAAAATCTTCCTCTTGACATTCCACTAACAGAAGAAGAAGTTGCCAATGGATTGAAGGAAGCTTTGCGCGTGGGCACTGATTCTGCTTCAGCAAGATTGGGAGTTACCAATGGATATTATGGAGATGAACTGGTTAAAATCATGCTACCTGAAGAAGCTGATATCATCGTAAAAAACATCTCTAAAATACCTGGTGGAGATAAAATGATTGAAGATGTGATTAAAAGCATAAACCGATCAGCAGAAGATGCAGCCAAAGAAGCAGGAACAGTTTTTTGGGGAGCTGTAAAAAAAATGACCATTCAGGATGCTTTCACAATTTTAAAAGGTGATACAGATGCTGCAACACAATACCTAAAAGCCAATACTTATCAGGAACTTTTTAAGTTGTATAATCCTAAGATTCAATCATCTTTGGATAAAGAAATTGCTGCAGGTATTTCAACGAATGAATCATGGGAAACTCTTACGAGTAAGTGGAATAAAATAGCAGATAATCCACTGGGACAAATGGCTGGATTAAAAGCTGTAAATGTAGATTTGGACCATTATCTGACTGAAAAAGCACTTAATGGCTTATTTATTAAAATTGCAGAGGAAGAAAAGAACATAAGACAAGACCCTGCTGCGCGTGTTAATGATATTTTAAAAAGAGTTTTTAAATAA
- a CDS encoding YgiQ family radical SAM protein — MKLDKRNRLEDWLPTSAKEVEKRGWDSLDVILFTGDAYIDHPAFGAAVIGRMLESHGLKVAIVPQPNWRDDLRDFKKLGRPNYFFGVTAGAMDSMVNHYTANRRLRSNDAYTPDGRAGQRPDYASVVYCNILKELYPDVPVLLGGIEASLRRVTHYDYWSDKLKPGILADAKADLMVYGMGEQPLLEIIRLIERGVPLDSLKTIPQTAFLFDTGQELPKNKHWKDIELASHEECLEDKLKYARNFRYVEEESNRWNAARLVQKVGNQQIVINPPYPPMSTGELDASFDLPYTRLPHPRYIAKGPIPAFEMIKFSVNMHRGCFGGCSFCTISAHQGKFIASRSKESIMNEVEQITRMPDFKGYLSDLGGPSANMYKMEGKNLKICQRCTRPSCIHPNICTNLNTDHSAMTDLYQSVSKINGIKKAFVGSGVRYDMLYNNMASSEEKESHKKYMEELITNHVSGRLKVAPEHTSDQVLNIMRKPSFKLFYKFKADFDRINKAKKLNQQIIPYFISSHPGSEDIDMANLACETHDLDFKLEQVQDFTPTPMTVATVIYYSGYHPYTLEKIYTPVSQKDKLGQRMFLFWYKKEYQQQIKDRLKKLNRFDMIKKLFPEKEKEQDHKNLPPKNTKFKKGKPQKFRKKR, encoded by the coding sequence ATGAAACTGGATAAGCGAAATAGATTAGAAGATTGGCTACCTACATCGGCCAAAGAGGTGGAAAAGAGAGGTTGGGACAGTCTGGATGTAATTTTATTTACAGGTGATGCCTACATAGATCATCCTGCATTCGGTGCAGCAGTAATTGGACGAATGCTCGAATCTCATGGTTTAAAAGTGGCAATTGTTCCCCAACCTAACTGGCGGGATGATTTACGTGACTTCAAAAAACTGGGTCGCCCTAATTACTTTTTCGGAGTTACCGCAGGTGCGATGGATTCGATGGTAAATCATTACACCGCTAATCGACGATTAAGATCCAATGATGCATATACCCCAGATGGAAGAGCTGGACAGCGACCAGACTATGCTTCTGTTGTCTATTGTAACATCCTAAAAGAGCTTTATCCGGATGTCCCTGTTTTACTTGGAGGAATTGAGGCGTCACTAAGAAGAGTAACGCATTACGATTATTGGTCGGATAAACTTAAACCCGGTATATTGGCTGATGCCAAAGCTGATTTAATGGTTTATGGCATGGGTGAGCAACCACTTCTTGAAATAATCCGCTTAATAGAACGTGGTGTTCCATTAGATTCACTTAAAACAATTCCTCAAACTGCATTTTTATTTGATACAGGTCAGGAGTTACCTAAAAATAAACACTGGAAGGATATTGAGTTGGCATCGCATGAAGAATGCCTTGAAGATAAATTAAAATATGCCCGAAATTTCCGTTACGTTGAGGAAGAATCAAACAGATGGAATGCTGCCAGACTGGTGCAAAAAGTAGGTAATCAACAAATTGTGATCAATCCGCCTTATCCCCCAATGTCAACCGGTGAGTTGGATGCATCGTTTGATCTGCCTTATACACGATTGCCGCATCCGCGATATATTGCCAAAGGCCCGATTCCAGCATTTGAAATGATTAAATTTTCGGTAAATATGCATCGAGGCTGTTTTGGTGGATGCAGCTTCTGTACAATTTCGGCTCATCAGGGTAAATTTATTGCATCCCGATCGAAAGAGAGTATAATGAATGAGGTGGAGCAAATAACTCGGATGCCTGATTTTAAAGGATACCTTTCTGATTTAGGTGGCCCGAGTGCCAACATGTACAAGATGGAAGGTAAAAACCTTAAGATTTGCCAAAGGTGTACACGACCTTCGTGCATTCATCCAAATATATGCACGAATCTGAATACCGATCATTCTGCCATGACGGATCTTTACCAATCGGTAAGTAAAATAAATGGCATAAAAAAAGCATTTGTGGGTAGTGGAGTTCGTTACGACATGCTTTACAACAATATGGCAAGTTCGGAAGAAAAGGAAAGCCATAAGAAATACATGGAAGAACTGATTACAAATCACGTCTCCGGCAGATTAAAAGTGGCACCTGAACATACTTCAGACCAGGTCTTGAATATTATGCGCAAACCAAGCTTTAAGCTATTTTACAAGTTCAAGGCCGATTTTGACCGCATCAACAAAGCAAAAAAGCTAAATCAGCAAATTATACCTTACTTTATTTCCAGTCACCCTGGCAGTGAAGATATTGATATGGCCAATTTAGCATGTGAGACACATGATCTGGATTTTAAACTTGAGCAGGTACAGGACTTTACTCCTACTCCAATGACTGTTGCAACAGTTATTTATTATTCAGGATACCATCCTTACACCTTAGAAAAAATTTACACTCCTGTTTCTCAAAAAGACAAGCTGGGACAACGCATGTTTTTATTCTGGTATAAAAAAGAATACCAGCAACAGATTAAAGATCGATTGAAAAAACTCAATCGTTTTGATATGATTAAAAAACTTTTCCCTGAAAAAGAAAAAGAACAAGATCATAAAAATCTTCCTCCGAAAAATACTAAGTTTAAGAAGGGGAAACCTCAAAAATTCAGAAAAAAAAGATAA
- a CDS encoding cell division protein ZapA: MDDKLSIRVNVADRFYPLRIDRKDEERIRLAAKLINDKVLQYKQRYSDKDVQDFLAMASLQYVIKLLELENRHDVDPMIEAVRDLNDQLDNILSDKTDQVF; this comes from the coding sequence ATGGACGATAAACTCTCAATACGAGTAAATGTAGCAGACCGTTTTTATCCTTTACGAATTGATCGTAAGGATGAAGAGCGAATTCGTCTGGCAGCTAAATTGATTAACGATAAGGTTTTACAATATAAACAACGCTACTCTGATAAAGATGTACAGGATTTCTTGGCAATGGCCTCGCTTCAGTATGTTATTAAATTATTAGAGTTGGAAAACCGACATGATGTAGATCCTATGATTGAGGCTGTTCGTGATTTAAATGATCAGTTGGATAACATTTTGTCTGATAAAACAGATCAGGTTTTTTAG
- the rny gene encoding ribonuclease Y gives MGIEITIGIVSFLVGGLLTWLFISKALKSRSEKIIKEAEAEAEVIRKDKILQAKEKFLQLRSEHEKEINNRNSKVVVAENRIKQKESSLAQKLEEIARKRKEVDAIRDNLTVQLELVEKRETDVQHMHKQQVEQLEAISGMSGEEAKEMLIESMKAEAKTEAMSYINDIMDEAKINANKESKRIVLQTVQRVATETAIENSVTVFHIDSDEMKGRIIGREGRNIRALEAATGVEIIVDDTPEAIVLSAFDPMRREIARLALHQLVTDGRIHPARIEEVVNKVRKQVEEEIIETGKRTSIDLGIHGLHPELIKLVGKMKYRSSYGQNLLQHSRETANLCAIMASELGLNPKRAKRAGLLHDIGKVSDEDPELPHAILGMKLAEKYKEKPDICNAIGAHHDEVEMTTMIAPIIQVCDAISGARPGARREIVEAYIKRLKDLESMALSYPGVMKTYAIQAGRELRVIVGAEKTTDKEAEELSYDIARKIQTEMTYPGQVKITVIRETRAISYAK, from the coding sequence ATGGGAATTGAAATAACAATTGGTATTGTTTCATTTTTGGTTGGTGGCCTTTTAACATGGCTGTTTATTTCAAAGGCACTGAAATCCAGAAGTGAAAAGATCATAAAAGAAGCGGAGGCGGAAGCTGAAGTGATCAGGAAGGATAAGATTCTTCAAGCCAAAGAGAAATTTTTACAGTTACGCTCAGAACACGAAAAGGAAATCAACAACCGAAATTCGAAAGTTGTTGTTGCCGAAAACAGAATTAAGCAAAAAGAGAGTTCATTAGCTCAAAAATTGGAAGAAATTGCTCGTAAACGAAAAGAAGTTGATGCAATTCGTGACAATTTAACAGTTCAGTTGGAGTTAGTTGAAAAACGTGAAACCGATGTTCAGCATATGCATAAGCAACAGGTTGAACAGTTGGAGGCAATATCCGGAATGTCTGGGGAAGAAGCCAAAGAGATGTTGATCGAAAGCATGAAGGCTGAAGCCAAAACAGAAGCTATGTCGTACATTAACGATATAATGGATGAGGCTAAGATCAATGCGAATAAAGAATCTAAACGAATTGTGCTTCAAACAGTACAACGCGTTGCAACAGAAACAGCAATTGAAAACTCAGTTACTGTTTTCCATATTGATTCTGATGAAATGAAAGGTCGAATAATTGGTCGCGAAGGACGTAATATTCGTGCCTTGGAAGCTGCAACTGGTGTTGAAATTATTGTTGATGATACACCTGAAGCAATTGTACTATCTGCCTTTGATCCAATGCGTCGTGAGATTGCACGTTTGGCCTTGCATCAATTGGTAACAGATGGACGTATTCACCCTGCACGTATTGAGGAGGTTGTTAATAAAGTTCGTAAACAGGTTGAGGAAGAAATAATTGAAACCGGTAAACGTACTTCAATTGATTTGGGAATTCATGGCTTGCACCCTGAATTAATCAAATTAGTTGGTAAAATGAAGTATCGTTCATCATATGGACAAAACTTATTACAACACTCGCGCGAAACAGCCAATTTATGTGCTATTATGGCATCAGAGCTTGGCTTAAATCCCAAACGTGCTAAACGAGCTGGTCTATTACACGATATTGGTAAAGTTTCTGATGAAGATCCGGAATTACCACACGCAATTTTAGGTATGAAACTGGCTGAGAAATATAAAGAGAAGCCAGATATCTGTAATGCAATCGGTGCTCACCATGATGAAGTAGAGATGACAACCATGATTGCACCAATTATTCAGGTTTGTGATGCTATTTCAGGTGCTCGTCCTGGTGCTCGTCGTGAGATTGTAGAGGCTTACATTAAGCGCTTGAAAGATCTTGAATCAATGGCGTTGTCTTACCCTGGTGTAATGAAGACATATGCAATTCAGGCAGGTCGTGAATTACGTGTAATTGTTGGTGCTGAAAAGACAACTGATAAAGAAGCTGAAGAGTTGTCCTATGACATAGCCCGTAAAATTCAAACTGAAATGACGTACCCTGGTCAGGTTAAAATTACTGTTATCAGGGAGACTCGTGCTATTAGTTATGCAAAGTAA
- a CDS encoding SDR family oxidoreductase produces MRKLENKSVLVTGGAGFIGSNLVETLLKQENKVVCLDNFATGKRINIEPFLSNPDFTLIEGDIRNLEDCNNAVAGMDVVLHQAALGSVPRSIKDPITSNDVNVGGFLNMLVAARDAGVKRFVYAASSSTYGDSKNMPKVEHIIGKPLSPYAITKYVNELYADVFARLYNMQIIGLRYFNVFGRRQDPDGAYAAVIPKFVKLLVEKQSPIINGDGTFSRDFTYIENVIQANQLAATVENTEAINTVYNVAYGERTTLNELVSWLKEFLSDFDKEIAEVEIVYGPEREGDIPHSLASIDKGRSLLGYDPQYSIKQGLKEAINWYWNNLK; encoded by the coding sequence GTGAGAAAACTTGAAAATAAATCTGTGTTAGTAACGGGAGGAGCTGGCTTTATTGGTTCTAACCTGGTTGAAACATTGTTGAAGCAAGAAAATAAAGTGGTTTGTCTGGATAATTTTGCAACAGGTAAACGAATTAATATTGAACCATTTCTTTCAAATCCTGATTTTACTTTAATTGAAGGAGATATCCGGAATCTGGAAGATTGTAACAATGCTGTGGCAGGAATGGATGTTGTATTGCATCAGGCTGCTTTAGGCTCTGTACCTCGTTCCATAAAAGATCCAATTACTTCCAACGATGTTAATGTTGGAGGTTTTTTAAATATGTTAGTTGCTGCACGGGATGCTGGGGTAAAACGTTTTGTTTATGCAGCTAGTTCTTCTACTTATGGTGATAGTAAAAATATGCCTAAAGTTGAACATATTATTGGTAAACCCTTGTCTCCGTATGCTATAACAAAATATGTAAATGAGTTGTATGCTGATGTCTTTGCACGTTTATACAATATGCAAATCATAGGTTTACGTTATTTTAACGTATTTGGGCGAAGACAAGATCCCGATGGTGCCTATGCGGCAGTTATTCCAAAATTTGTTAAATTGCTGGTCGAAAAACAGTCACCAATCATCAACGGAGATGGTACTTTTTCACGTGATTTTACTTATATTGAGAATGTTATTCAGGCTAATCAATTAGCTGCAACAGTGGAAAACACTGAAGCTATTAATACCGTTTATAATGTTGCCTACGGCGAACGTACAACGTTGAATGAATTGGTAAGTTGGTTAAAAGAGTTTTTATCTGACTTTGATAAAGAAATAGCTGAAGTGGAAATTGTTTATGGACCTGAAAGGGAAGGAGATATTCCTCATAGTCTTGCTTCGATTGATAAAGGAAGATCATTATTAGGTTATGATCCTCAATATAGTATAAAACAAGGTTTAAAAGAAGCCATTAACTGGTACTGGAATAATCTAAAATAA
- the gmd gene encoding GDP-mannose 4,6-dehydratase: MSKVALITGVTGQDGAYLSEFLLKKGYIVHGIKRRSSLFNTDRIDHLYQDPHVENRNFTLHYGDLTDSTNLIRIIQEVQPDEIYNLAAMSHVKVSFDTPEYTANADGIGTLRILEAIRLLGLTEKTRVYQASTSELYGLVQEVPQSERTPFYPRSPYAVAKMYAYWITVNYREAYNMFACNGILFNHESPLRGETFVTRKITRAVAKIGLGMQDCLFLGNMDSKRDWGHAKDYIKAMWLILQQDKPEDYVIATGVTTTVRDFVKMAFAEVGIELEFKGEAEKEVGYIKACNNPEYQIEIGKEVVKVDPRYYRPTEVELLIGDPTKSKEKLGWTPEYDLAGLVKDMMESDVKLMKKDKYLREGGYQTLNYFE, translated from the coding sequence ATGTCCAAAGTTGCCTTAATTACAGGTGTAACAGGTCAGGATGGAGCCTACCTGTCTGAGTTTTTATTGAAAAAAGGATACATCGTTCATGGTATTAAACGTCGTTCGAGTTTGTTTAATACCGATCGTATTGACCATTTGTATCAGGATCCACATGTTGAAAACCGTAATTTCACATTGCATTATGGTGATCTAACTGATTCAACTAATTTAATTCGTATCATCCAGGAAGTTCAACCGGATGAAATCTATAACTTGGCTGCAATGAGCCATGTTAAGGTGAGTTTTGATACACCTGAATATACCGCCAATGCAGATGGTATTGGAACATTGAGAATATTGGAAGCGATCAGATTATTGGGTTTGACTGAAAAAACCAGAGTTTATCAGGCTTCTACTTCAGAACTATATGGATTGGTACAGGAAGTACCCCAATCGGAAAGAACACCATTTTACCCAAGAAGTCCGTATGCTGTTGCTAAAATGTATGCCTATTGGATTACAGTAAATTACCGTGAAGCTTATAACATGTTTGCCTGTAATGGTATTTTATTTAATCATGAGAGCCCATTACGAGGAGAAACATTTGTAACACGTAAAATTACCAGGGCAGTTGCCAAAATAGGGTTGGGTATGCAGGATTGTTTATTCCTAGGTAATATGGATTCTAAGCGAGATTGGGGACATGCAAAAGACTATATCAAGGCGATGTGGTTAATTCTGCAACAAGATAAACCTGAAGATTACGTTATAGCAACAGGTGTTACCACTACAGTTCGTGATTTTGTTAAGATGGCTTTTGCTGAGGTAGGAATAGAACTTGAGTTTAAAGGTGAAGCTGAAAAAGAAGTAGGCTATATTAAAGCCTGTAACAATCCTGAATATCAGATTGAGATAGGTAAGGAAGTTGTTAAAGTTGACCCTCGTTATTATCGTCCGACTGAAGTTGAGTTATTAATTGGTGACCCAACTAAATCGAAAGAGAAATTGGGATGGACACCAGAGTATGATCTTGCCGGTTTGGTAAAGGATATGATGGAATCGGATGTGAAACTGATGAAAAAAGATAAATATCTTCGAGAAGGAGGATATCAAACACTTAATTACTTCGAGTAA
- a CDS encoding GDP-L-fucose synthase translates to MHKNAKIYIAGHRGLVGSAILRGLKEQGYDNFVTRTRKELDLLDQKAVLQFFEEEKPEYVFLAAAKVGGIMANNTYRGAFIYENLQIQNNIIHSSYQVGVKKLLFLGSSCIYPKNAPQPLKEDYLLSEELEYTNEPYAIAKIAGIKMCESYNLQYGTDYISVMPTNLYGPNDNYNLETSHVLPALIRKMHLGKLVKNNDWDAIDTDLNTRPIEGVSGDSDQTEKIAILEKYGIYLKDESVVITLWGSGTPMREFLHSDDMAAACIYVMNKITFKDVAEGKTEIRNTHINIGCGEDLTIKDLALNIKDVVGYEGELMWDATKPDGTMRKLMDVSKMEKLGWKATISLKDGIANVYGKYCENLI, encoded by the coding sequence ATGCATAAGAATGCAAAGATATACATAGCCGGCCATCGTGGATTGGTCGGCTCTGCTATTTTAAGGGGACTGAAAGAACAAGGTTATGATAACTTTGTGACACGAACTCGCAAAGAACTTGATTTACTTGATCAAAAAGCTGTTTTGCAATTTTTTGAAGAAGAAAAACCAGAATATGTTTTTTTGGCTGCTGCTAAAGTTGGTGGAATAATGGCTAATAATACGTATCGTGGAGCTTTTATTTACGAAAATCTTCAAATTCAGAATAATATTATTCATTCTTCTTATCAGGTTGGAGTTAAAAAGCTTTTGTTTTTGGGCAGTTCTTGTATTTATCCCAAAAATGCCCCCCAACCATTAAAAGAAGATTACCTGTTATCAGAAGAATTGGAATATACGAATGAACCATATGCTATTGCAAAAATTGCAGGTATAAAAATGTGTGAATCGTATAATCTTCAGTATGGTACTGATTATATTTCGGTGATGCCAACAAATCTGTATGGTCCAAATGATAACTATAATCTGGAAACCAGTCATGTTTTACCTGCATTAATTCGAAAAATGCATTTGGGTAAATTGGTGAAAAACAATGACTGGGATGCTATTGATACAGATTTAAATACCCGACCTATTGAAGGTGTTTCAGGTGATTCTGATCAAACAGAAAAGATAGCGATTCTCGAAAAGTATGGGATTTATCTAAAAGATGAATCAGTTGTAATAACCTTATGGGGAAGTGGAACGCCAATGCGTGAATTTCTGCATTCTGATGATATGGCGGCTGCTTGTATTTATGTAATGAATAAGATTACATTTAAGGATGTTGCTGAAGGTAAAACAGAAATCAGAAATACACATATTAATATTGGTTGTGGCGAAGATCTTACTATTAAAGATTTGGCATTGAACATCAAGGATGTTGTAGGTTATGAAGGCGAATTAATGTGGGATGCCACTAAACCTGATGGTACCATGCGCAAACTTATGGATGTATCAAAAATGGAGAAATTGGGCTGGAAAGCAACTATTTCATTAAAAGATGGTATCGCAAACGTTTACGGAAAATATTGTGAAAATTTGATCTAG
- a CDS encoding DUF4625 domain-containing protein, producing MKKLINVLTLSLLVSLLISCKKSEDPKPDTEAPTIEFVKPVSNGSTSYSRGLPMDLSATFKDNSALSECVVTISYHSASTSSILKGIGSPWAPAETGEQFVISFNGEKEKVVSTNLFEDDIEIACLSGNYTLTFVVTDKSQNKYTTTVDITLE from the coding sequence ATGAAGAAATTAATCAATGTTTTAACACTAAGTTTATTGGTTTCACTTTTAATAAGTTGTAAAAAAAGTGAGGATCCTAAACCAGATACAGAAGCCCCAACAATTGAATTTGTGAAACCGGTTTCAAATGGTTCTACATCTTATTCAAGAGGCCTGCCAATGGATTTAAGTGCAACGTTTAAAGATAATAGTGCGTTATCTGAATGTGTTGTAACTATTAGTTACCATTCTGCTTCAACATCAAGTATATTGAAAGGAATTGGATCACCGTGGGCTCCTGCTGAGACAGGAGAACAATTTGTGATCAGTTTTAACGGTGAAAAGGAGAAGGTTGTTTCAACTAATCTTTTTGAAGATGATATTGAAATAGCGTGCCTGTCTGGTAATTATACTCTTACATTTGTTGTAACAGATAAATCGCAGAATAAATACACAACAACTGTTGATATCACATTAGAATAA